The sequence below is a genomic window from Terriglobales bacterium.
AGATGCTGCGTTTGGGCAAGGCTGGAGTTGATGCCATCATCTCCGATGACACAGGGTTATTGGGCCGCGTTTTTTCACTTTTGTGATGAACGCTGGCCAACTAATGGTCGTTTGCTCGCTGATGGATTCAAGAACTTTATGCGCTCTTCCTCAAAGCCCTCCAATGCTTCTTGAATGGTATTCTCACTCCACCCCATAACTTTTCCAATCCTGTGCGCAGCTTCGGCGCTACACTTTTCAGTCCAGCACGCTCCCAGCGCAACCGGTACTCGCCGCAACAAAACATCGCCCAGCGTGATGGCATGCTGGCTTGCGAATGCCGCCGCTGCCTCGGCTACCAGATGTTCCGTATGCTGGCAGAGGGGCAAGCGCTGTTCATCGGAACTTGCTGCCACGTGTGCAATGGCCTGGGCCCAGGGGCCATGCCATTCAGCGATTCCACGCGCCGACGCCTCAGAGATTCCGGCAATGCGAGCAATTTGCTGCGACCACTGATGCAGAGTTGTTTCCACATCTTCTGAAGAGGCTAAAGCAATCTGTACTTTTGCCGGGCTGCTGCTTTCAACTCCGATCTTGCGTGCACACAGGCGGGCCAGGCTGGCTGCATTGGTCAGCTTGCCTCCGATTACAGAAAGCATTCCAGCAGCGCCTTCTTCCGCGTGGTCATGCAGAAAGTGCCGCCGCGTGATCGTGCCGGGCGTTTCGCCCGGCGAATACGGCAGAGGACGGACCCCAGCGAATGCATAACGTATGTCGCTGGTTGCAAAATGTTGCCGTGGAAATAGAGCTGCCAGTGAGCGTAGCAGGTAATCAACTTCCGTCTGCGAGGGTTGCGCGTCTCCCGGCTCTTGTTCGTCTGCAACTTCTGTAGTCCCAACTAGAAGCTGCCGGTTCCACGGAATCACAAAAAATGGACGCCCATCGGCAGCTTCCGTATAAATTACCGATTGCGGCATCTCAGGAACAGCCGGCAGAACAATATGACTGCCACGCACACCGCCAACCAGACGCTTGCTCTGGCGCAAAGGGAACTGCTGGCACACGTGGTCACACCATGGGCCGGTGGCATTGATGACCCACGTGGCCTCGACGGTTTGTTCGCTACCATCGAGTTGGTCGCGAAACATCACACCACAAGCACGACCGTCTTTCACTTTCAGGTCCAGCACCCGCGCATGGTTTCTCGCCTCGCAGCCGGCCTGTATCGCATCTGACAACCACTCGGCTACCAGCAGCTCAGGGAACTCGCATTGTGCGTCTTCGTATGAAAAAGTAGAGAATGAAGCGCCGTTGTCGAGTTGCTCTTCCAGCAGACGAACGTCCGATTTTGAAATACCATTGTGGTTCTGCTTGCCGGCCAAAGCTTTGTAAAGCCACAATCCAGCGCGGATCGTGAGTGCACTGTGTCGCGAGCCGGGTTTCAACGCCAGCACAAACTGCACGGGATGGACCAAATGTGGTTGCTGGCGCAGAAGCTGCTCGCGCTCGCGCAGGCACTCTCGGACTAACCCCAACTCTCCATGCTCTAGGTAGCGTAAGCCACCGTGAATAATGCGCGTGGAACGGCTGGTGGTTCCTGAGGCAAAGTCATTTTGCTCCAGGAGCAGTGTACGCTTGCCGCCGCGCGCACACTCCAGAGCAATTGCCACTCCGCTGATGCCGCCGCCAATCACGACGACATCGAAGTGTTTTCCATTTAGGGAAGGCCGCGTGTAGTTATTAAAGATACCTTCCATAATCTAGTTAGATGCAAAGCGGGGAAGGACATCCGCTCATTTTCGGGAGGTTCATTTGCTGGGTGGTGACGATATCGTTTAGATTAAAAACCATGTCTACAACCGGAGAACGATTCGAACGCGCCGTCTCCATTATGGCACGATTGCGTGGCCCCGGAGGCTGTCCGTGGGACCGCGAACAAACCTTCGATTCCATCAAGCCTTACACCCTGGAAGAGACCTACGAAGTTATCGAGGCCATTGATAACAAGGATTTCGAGGAGCTGCGCGGAGAATTGGGCGACCTGCTTCTGCAGGTTTTGTTTTATACCCAGATGGCGAAGGAAGAAAACCGCTTCTCCATTGATGATGTGCTAGACCGTCTATGCGAAAAATTAGTGGGCCGCCATCCCCATGTTTTTGGAGACGTCAAAGCCGAAACTTCTGCTGAGGTTTTACGCAACTGGGAGGCCCTGAAGGCGGAAGAAAAGAAAAGCCGGGAAAACAAAAGCGAATCAGCCGGGCCCACGGGTCAATCTGAAGACCATCCATCTCTGCTGGCCGGGGTTTCATCCGGGCTACCAGCCTTGCTCGAAGCCTATAAACTCAGTTCGCGTGCAGCCCGCGTTGGCTTTGATTGGCCTGATA
It includes:
- the mazG gene encoding nucleoside triphosphate pyrophosphohydrolase, with the translated sequence MSTTGERFERAVSIMARLRGPGGCPWDREQTFDSIKPYTLEETYEVIEAIDNKDFEELRGELGDLLLQVLFYTQMAKEENRFSIDDVLDRLCEKLVGRHPHVFGDVKAETSAEVLRNWEALKAEEKKSRENKSESAGPTGQSEDHPSLLAGVSSGLPALLEAYKLSSRAARVGFDWPDIQGLFEKLEEETEELKKDLKEFPAPGPRPQGRGIAGSGSTQISEALRQRLEDEIGDLFFVVVNLARYLSVDSELALKKTNRKFRRRFQYVEEQLRAQGRKLEEASLQEMESLWQKSKPQGQPE
- a CDS encoding glycerol-3-phosphate dehydrogenase/oxidase, translating into MEGIFNNYTRPSLNGKHFDVVVIGGGISGVAIALECARGGKRTLLLEQNDFASGTTSRSTRIIHGGLRYLEHGELGLVRECLREREQLLRQQPHLVHPVQFVLALKPGSRHSALTIRAGLWLYKALAGKQNHNGISKSDVRLLEEQLDNGASFSTFSYEDAQCEFPELLVAEWLSDAIQAGCEARNHARVLDLKVKDGRACGVMFRDQLDGSEQTVEATWVINATGPWCDHVCQQFPLRQSKRLVGGVRGSHIVLPAVPEMPQSVIYTEAADGRPFFVIPWNRQLLVGTTEVADEQEPGDAQPSQTEVDYLLRSLAALFPRQHFATSDIRYAFAGVRPLPYSPGETPGTITRRHFLHDHAEEGAAGMLSVIGGKLTNAASLARLCARKIGVESSSPAKVQIALASSEDVETTLHQWSQQIARIAGISEASARGIAEWHGPWAQAIAHVAASSDEQRLPLCQHTEHLVAEAAAAFASQHAITLGDVLLRRVPVALGACWTEKCSAEAAHRIGKVMGWSENTIQEALEGFEEERIKFLNPSASKRPLVGQRSSQK